In Rhinolophus sinicus isolate RSC01 linkage group LG01, ASM3656204v1, whole genome shotgun sequence, the genomic stretch TTATTCCAATGAAATCATTAGGTTCAATTCCCAAACATCACTTATTAGATGTAATTCCAAAGAGACTCTATTAATACTATGGGGAGTGTATTTGTCCCTCTGAGAGTTTCAAGTTGATCTGAAACTAGTCAGTCAAAACTTTAGCTGAGAACATGCTCACAGACCTGGAGGGCTAGATGGATTTTAAAGATGACTTAGTCCACCACCTTCTTATACAAACAAGGAAAGTGGCAGTTGAGAGGCCCATCCACGTCACACGCTAATTCATTACGAGGTCAGAGCTAGAATGGAAGATTTTAAAGGATGCCAGTCTCCTTCCCACTGGTTCCTGATTTtcaatgaaatggaataaaatcacaaattatgtacatatatgttcctgtaattttattcaaaatttttatgaCTCAGACTTAGATGTATTTTTCACGTTTAGAAGACGTAGCATCAGTTACCATCCACTGAGAGCTTACTGTGTGCTAAGTGTCTCACAGAGACTTTTCCCTTCAGTCCTCATAATATCCCATGAGGTAGACAGACTGTCCTAATTTCATAGCTGAGAAAACAAAGTCTGAAAAGGTTAGTCTGACCGAGTTCTGCCTGCTCCGAAGTCTGAACTCTTCAACATTACATGAGTCTGTAACATACGTGAtgctctcccccaccctcaaCTCCTTTTACAATTAAATTATGCGAATAAACAAATGCTTGGCTACTGAATTTACCAAAGGCAACTAAAATCATGACCGCTGAAGTTATTTAACTGATTACTTATGGATATTTGAGGAAGGTTATAATGCAAAGCAATAGGAACACAACAGATATCAAAAGGAGGAatccaaatatttaaattgttttaattaaaacagtaagaaaacaggAACACTGAGTTAACTAGATAACAGCTTTCAACCACAAAACCATTTAACGGTGAAGAATATATACAACAAACCCACTtcagaaagatcactctggcaatagtataataactaaaaaaattgcaaaaatgaaatgttttatccTGACAAAATATAAGCAGCTTAGAATCCTGATTTGGTTTCTGGGTCCTTCCTCCCTCAAACCTCTCTTATCTTCCCCAAATAATTCTCTAATTCATCTACTTTCTTGAAggttctcattttagagatgaggctTGACTCCACATTTATAAACCAGCTAAAGAAGGTCAATATAAACCTCTCTTCATTTCACTAGAACTTTCTAGGCTACCTGGGCACTGACATGTACTGGGAACAGTCTCCAATCCATATCACAGCCCATGGTTCCCCATGAGCTAAACACAAAATTTCGCTGGAGCAGTTACAGgcatgatcaaaaaatacggtgaatgtttaaattgaaaaaaaattttattacagtaaaagacacattgccattaacccccttcaaaatactcccactcgctttgaacacatttatcccgttgttcttgccactttctgaagcagttctgaaagtcctctttcgtgagtgtctttagttgcgctgtcgtggctgcttcgatgtcctgaatcattttgactttgaggaagagccagaagtcgaagggtgccagatccagtgaataaggtggatgaggacacatcataatgtgtttatttggcAAAAATTGCCATAgcagaagcaatatgtgacacaCAGTATTGTTGTGATGGtagatgaaactgtttgcccatttctcaggccgttTTCTACGCACATCGTTTCTTAAATGCGCTAATAAGTCCTTACAATAATCAGAGTTCACCgtagtgttcctgggtacaaactcagcgCGCACAATTCCATtaaggtcaaaaaacacaattaacatcaccttGATGTTGGATCTTAATTGACGTGTTTTTTTTACATGAGAACTGGGCGATTTCCATTGACAACGCTGAACCTTGGTCTCAGGATCATAACCATAAACCTAAGTTTCATCTCCCATGATGACATGTCTTaaaaagctggaatctgaagCGGCACAATTGTGCAACtccaacaaaattgacaaacactgtTGCTTTTGTTTGACAATCAAAACGCGTGGAACAATTTCACACTTACTTGCCTCATGTTCAAGTCTgttgttaaaatgttttgaacGGAACCATAAGTGATACTCAGATCCTCAGAAATTTCCCTAATAGTCATTCGCCTGTTTGATCAAATAATTTCACTTACTTTTGCAACATTCTCTTGGGTTTCTGATGTTGAAGGACATCCCAGTCTCTCCTAGTCTTCAATTGATTCACGACCATTACGGAATCACTCAAACCACTTGTAAACCGTCTTCgtggtcactgcagcatcaccataaactaattctaacatttaatgtgtttctttagcacttttttacagtttgaaataaaatttcatgttaattcattgttcatgatccatgatttatggcacactttaaaacacactttctctcaaccgtagcaCACACCTGAAGCTACAACTGCACAGAACAAGCTGAAACTTTtcacacacagttactaaggttcgatgcatcgctttccatattgaagatcccggcctttccgttggatggcactaagtagcagcattcaccgtattttttttatcacaccgtGCAACCAGATTCAGAAAACCCACTGAAATGGAAGCACATCAACAAAAGGACACAGATAAGTGGtttcttatttactttcttttaaaaagtactagAGAGGCAGAGGCAAGAGGCAGAAGTTTCGAGACTGAGAGGGGGCAAAGCAGTGGCAGCAGGGGTCAAGGACTCTATGAGGGCTAAAGTGAAAGATTTCAGGGGCCCGTTCCTGCCCCTCTTAAGTACTAAACTGCAGTCATGTTAAATCTCTTCCTTTGATCTCTAACAAATGCCTCATATTAAGTCTTGAAATATGCAAACCTTCAAAGAGGTAAGTGAACAAAATATTGTTGGGGTGGACTAGATCTACACCAATTGTTTTAGACAAACTCCAATACCTGTGTCATGAGAATGGCGGGCTTCTTAAATAATGAGGCCACACTCATTTGCTAATGCACAGGTATGGCTGACTGTCGCTAATTACCACAGGTCCAACGTGCCAGAGAGGAAAGGGCACAGGAGGCAGTGGGCCTACATAATCCTTCAGTCTCAGGGGGCTCTGTGCAGTCAAGGTGTAAGGAGAGGCCATTGCTTTGACACCACAGGGTGTCAGAAACATGAGGTTGTTCCCTGGCAGCCAGGGTGCAGTGTGTGTCTGTTCAAAGTTGGAAAGGTTTGGGCAGATTTTGTTCCTCACACAGGAAGGACTCCTTTTGTCATAAGGACTTGCCTCAGTGGTCAAGTGGGTCACTgtacaattaaaagaaaaccttCTCTGTGCACTGCCTGGTAAATCACAAAGCCCAGGCCTATACGATCAGACTCAGGGGGGTAAGGATGCATTGTTTTAACTAGTTGAGGTGGTTTTGATACTCTTAAGTGTGAGACCCTCAGGGCATCACGCAGGACGCTCTGACACTTGTTGACGGGGCGCTTAGTACCACTTCCATCATCCCTACTGACTTTTGGCAAGACAAAGGGTAACAGTCCTTCCCTAAACCTCACCCCACACTGCTTTCTGCTCTTCCCCCTACATCTTCTCACTGCCTCATCTTTCCTCCCCAGCCTTTCCACAGTGAACTCTGGAACCCTGATACATGCTAAATAAACACTTCTACATTTCTAGTCTCTTCACAGAATCCTCACTCTGTCTCCTTAACTGCAACCAGGCTCTTTCTAAAGAACAGTCTCCACAGCCCTTCCCAAGCCCCATGCCCCaaggagctggggaaggagggggcggGTCGATCCTCTCCCAGTTCCCTGATCCTGCTTCCAGACCTTTCCAGTTCTCCTTGCAATAGAAACCTAGGGGATGTCTGAAACAAGGAAATGCTTGTAATAATTGAAAAAGTACATACAAGATCCTAAGTTTGAAAATATACACTAAACTTACATATCTTGAAAAAATACACCAACATTGTTCAAAGTAGCCCTCTTCGGATGGTATGACgatgtgtaatttttatttgattttatacttttcaaagtatCTACAATAAAATAGATTTTCGAGGCTGCTCTCTTAGCCAACCTCCACCTCACGCCACCTACTGTGGGGATTTATTGCGAGCCACTCCTTTCCCTCTGTAAGAGCAGCTGGCAGGCTACTCTTTATTCAGTTGCCCTTGAACTTCTCTACCAGCTGAATCCAATATTTTACTGGGATCAGTTGTGTTTATTCCCCAGCCAGGTTAAGTTGTATGCGATGctatagtaatttatttaaacatgacACTTAGGAAATATGACTATGTAAACAAGATTGTTTCCATGAAAACTAAGTTGAATGTTTTCAATGCTTTTTCAAgtttgagttggaaaaaaaaaaaaaaaaacgtgttGGCAACACATATGTAAAAGATTAGGAAAGAGGAGCATACAAATTTAGAAAGATTTCACATGTAAGATCTTAatccattttaaagaaacaaaaatgtgaaattgtAGGTGAAATTTAAAGGTGTAGTTTTTGCAAGAAAAGGGAGGCCGATCTGAGGTCAACTAATGCCCGCTCAAAGAAAAGGCCTAGCCTTCCTCCAGGAGTCTGGTGAGTAAATGTAGACTTGTatgttttaacttaaaatattaaatattgttatGATTCCTGGTGTAATTTACTTCTTATTCTGAATTTTTacaaacaggagaaagaaaaactcaagccataaatgtttaaaactattCTCACTTTCCAGTTCATGCTGCACCAACTGTGAATCCACTACTGCTCGACGGAGGCCCACTCAGACAAGCACATGAGAAGGAGCTGGAAGGTCAGATCTTGCTGGTCTGGTGGGGAAAAGAAGAATCAAGTCAATTCAGGTTTTCTAGAGCAGACTCCCTTTGATGAATACTTCCCTTTGATGAAGAGAGAGAGCACATGAGCAAAGACAGCGAGCTTTGCAGAAAGGAGGTTTAAATGTCCCCAACAAGGTGAGCCAGAGCCTGGTGGAAAGCAGATGGCCTGGGTGAGGGCCGAGGCAGGCTTGGCTCTTGGTGAGCAGAAAGATCTCTTTGGCTGATCTTTGCCGGGGATGGGAGCACAGCCTCAAGCAGAGGTGGCAGTGCTGCTCCTTAAGGCATATGTGCTCCCTTTCCATTCATCTGGGAATTTTAAGAGCCCAAATCCAAAATCGGTTCCTCCACCCACCTCCTGCCCTGAACAAGAGCTGGTTTGTGGATGAGTGAGTGTTCCTCAGGTCCTCTGAGTGTTAATTAAGCAAATCTTGGTTGTTAAAAAATATCTGGAGGAGAGTAAATGATAGGGAAAAAATTGTCCTAAGAAAGCAATTTGTATCTAGATTCCCTCTGAAATGTGAGGAAGACTCAGGGGAAGGTGAGGCAGGAAGTGACAAGGCAGGGACACAGCCAGCACAGGATTTGCTCTGAGGCATCACATGTCACTATTTTTAGACTACGACACATACCCCAAGTGTCAGAAGACTTGAGCTCTGGATGAAGAACCTACACACTCTGGCAAATGACTTTCCTCTTAGGGCCTTGGTCCCATCTGTAAATGAAGAAAAGGGGTGTCAACTAGATGGGCTCTGGGCCcctattttttctgaaatttggaGACTTACAGCATAATAATCACAGCTTCACTTTATTGTGCCCAACTGGGTTGAGTGTGTTAAATGCAGtaactcatttattcttcacaccGGTCCTATGAGGTACAGTCCACTCTCCCCActtcaaagacaaggaaacacATGTAATGTGTTCACACACTGGGGAACTGGGATTTGACCCCTCCAAATTGGCTCCAGAGTTATCCTGATGCAGGCAGAGAGCTTTGTACTCAAAAATCATAGGGATGCTTTCCTTTAAATGTACTTACAATTAGAATtaagaaaagcaacagaaaatttcACAGGCCTttagaatggaaataataaaatgaacttcAGGGAGGATGTTTTATAAAAACTTTCACTTATAAAAGtatctaaatataaaaagttcATACCTCATCTATTCAAGGTCATAGTAGCTGGTAAACAAGCTGGCAGTTGGTACAGGACAACCAAGTTTTCCCCATGAACTTTTCAAAGTCAGATAAGCTAACAAAAGGAATTTACACCACAAATCTGTTTAAATGTGATGATGGAGATTGAAGGTACTCATTACCTTCATGTATAAAGGGCCTCTTTGTCCTTAAGTAGCAGCAGATTCTGACCTGCACTAAATACATTCCTGTTACAACCTGTTGCTAGAATTTTCACCTTGAGTAATCTCTAACAATCTCAGGGATTAACCATGttgtaaattaaatgtttaaagttgtgtaaattttctttttacaactcCAGCTCTGAGTTGTGTACACATATAGTAGGTGAGTTTGGCTGTTCCCCACTAATCTTCTGAAGCCATATTACATACCTAATGAACTGATGTAAGATATTGATTCCCAAGGTCAAGGACAACAAACTGGTCCCAAAAGCTTAtaggaggaaataaatgaaaaagaacccCCAGTAGTCTGGCCCTCTGGCCAACAGGAGACATTAAGTTCTTGAAATGTTTTCTCAATAGGTTCTGAGActtataatgaaaccaattttaccacaggctaattgataaaacaagagttaagttcctacgacatctcatcaacattatagcAAACCTGGAACTGTAAACTAAGCGCCACGCTCAGCACATGGACAGCACTAAGTATTAACCATTATTATCATGATCAGTATCTCTCCTTCCACTAATGGACATGCCAAACTTTAGAACATAACCAAGTTACATCCAGGGTAAACACAGTCACTGCAAGTCAGCAGGGCATGGTATAAAGAACCACCACCAGAGGACCAGGAGAACTGGAGGTCTGGACTCTATTCTTGGTGGCACCAATGGCACATCACGTGACCTGGGGCAAGCCATGAACTTCTTTGAACCAAagtgttctcattttaaaaagatcagaaTCCGAAGAACAACTCTGCAACTCTGGAATTAGTAAGTCACCCTTCTCTCTGATAGCACAGAATCTGACTTTAAACATATACTGGCAGCTGCCTCAACTTCATACCTAGAATAATAAAATTCAAGCTCTTtaggaaagaaacatttaaagtAGCCCAACCTGCAAAGTGGTGGAAGGGGTACCGCGAGGTGGGAGACCAGCGGGCAGATCAGTGCAGCTCATTCCCACCCACTGCCTCCAAATTGTAATTTTCCATCTCCCACAATTACATGCTCCCACTCTGCCATTTGTGTAGCTTCCGGCAGGACTTGAGCAACTGAGAGCTCAGAAAGCTAAAACTATCAGCAGGCTATGTGCTCTGCGGCCACAGACACACGTGGTGCAATATTAGAAACAGGAGGCAGCTGGTAGCTGAGGGCTGAACTGCAAAAGCCAACAAGATGGGGAcaattttgagagagaaaatcTATGAAGTgcagaatattttaaacttaccCTGGAACTATCCAGTCTTAgcttaaaactcaaaaataacaATGGCTTCGATAGAAATAATTCTAGTCCCTTTACTGCaaaaatatcttgattttttttcctttgccagatttCTCCTGAAAAACCCAAAAGCTATTAGTTTATCGTGGGCAGGCCAATTAAAGCAATATGGACAACGACTACGGGTCCACAATTTACTTTTCCGTCTTGGCACACCCGGCAAACCCAAGGGTCGTGCCTTCGGTCCTCAGTCTGCACTTTCCGAAGCTGTTATCACTCCCAGTCTGTCCCTCTCTCACCACAACTCCTCACCCGATCATATTAAGCAGGGGCGGGTGTGGAGAGAAGGGGATTCCAGGTGAACCTCGGGCATCACTTGGTCAACAACCTGAGCCCCACTCCCCAGTCGGCCGGCGAGCTGGGCCTCAGTTGCTCGGTAACCTGAGGGCCGGGCCAGTGTCCCCTCCGGCCCCAACACCTGGGAGCAACACCTGCCCCGCTCAGACCCAATGATGAGGACCAAGGGAGGTCACTGCTTCCGCCACCCTTCAGGGCGTCCAGACAGTTCCCTCGTCCCCCCAGAACCTCTCGGAGACCAACACCCTGTGGCCAGAACCAACCCTGGGCCCCGGCGGGCCCGCGCCTGCCGCCTAAACACGCCGCCTCCGGCGCCCGGCCGACCTAGGTCCTCCGGCAGGCGCGCTCCGCCAGTGGGAGCCGCGGCGCCCGTCACCCTCCGGGTTCCCGCTCCCAGAGCCGGCGCCGCGCGGCCGAGGGCATCTTGGAGAGACAGCGCGAACGCCGGGCTGGCCGCCGGACACCCCAGCGCCCCCCAAAAGCCGTCGGGATTCACGTCAGGCTCCCGAAGACCCACAAGTCATCCACTTACAGTTCGAAGTGACCGAGGATCCGACGTCCGGCGGGCACGCAAACCACGATTCCCACAATGCCGCGGGGAAATTACACGTCCCGAAATGCACCGCTCCGCGCGCCGGCGCAGTAGGCCTCGACAGCCTCCGTGGGCGCCGTGCTCCGCGCGCCGGCGCAGTGGGCCCTGGCCGCCTTCGTTGGGGAGTGACGGGGCTCGCAGGTCATGATTGGCCGAGTCAGGGGCGAGGGCCGGACACCGTGGGACAGGCCCAGGGCTGGTTCTGGTGCAGAAATGATCCGAGCTGGAGGAGGCCTGCAACCGCGGGGCGCGGTGTCGCGCGGCCCCTCCCCCTCAGCTGCCCCGCGTTCCCTGGATTCTCCTCGCTGCGACTGAGGGCCCGTGGTTCCCTGAAGAAGTTTCCAAGCTCAGCATTCGTCTTCGCTGACAAAATGCACGCAGTTTCCTTTGGGATAGCAGTAGGGCGCCCCGGTGCTGGGTTCCCAGATTCCTTCATCAACAAACGCTTAGCACCGGGGTGCAGTTTGAGCAGTCATTCCCTGCCCCAGGTACCCACTGGGCAGGACAGTTCTGGGTGGTAAACGATTTACATCTCAAAAACGGAGAGAACGGATTTATAATTGCAAGCTTTCTAAGTAACTGCTCTAAGAGTGAGGGGTTCAGAGGGGGTGATTTGCCTATCGCCAGGCTTTGGCCGGAACAAACAGTGAATTCACCTGGCTAGTTGATCTGTCTCAGGCAGGACCTGAAAGGGCTGGGGCCATCTTAGGGATGCAGCCTCGAGCTGTTAGAAACTATGCTAGTATTTGTTCAAGTCTCTTAGGTTGGGGAGGGTGATGAAATACTTTGTGCCGAGAGCCTGCACTGTTTATAGTTCGAGGTTGAGGGCTAGTTGAACAGAGGACTCAGAGGAGCCCGACCAGAGTTTGGTCAACAAGATAGTTTTTGTCACCGGATGGAAACCTTAGACCAGACCCAAGGCACGGATTTTGTAACGCGGGTCACTGCTGTGGTCACATTGGAATGAATGTCTTGGGTGCAACAGCATTTCTGGGAGTCTGATCTGAGAAAGGAAGCCACCTTGCCACATCTGCTCTTGGAATATGAATGGCTTTTCCCTGACACTGTATTTCATGCTTCTGTTAGCATAACTGCACACTTATTATTAGGAAACAGATACCTTGTATATACTTCATGCTGAAGAGATAAACCTGGTAGTCCACATAAGACATCCTACAAGCGGGCCTTGAAGAAGGGCTCCTTCTATGAATTTTGTCTTAGTGCCCTGAGGCTTGAGGCCCTGCTCACAATCACTGTGCCTTGGCTGAATAGATGGGGAGATGAGAGAGGAGCAAAGGGTAAGCCAGGAGACATGACGCTTCATGAAGCTACAGCCTCACACATCTTGCTTGCCATTGACTTCCTGCTCTCAGCTCTCTGAGAGTAGACAGTGACACTTCGGCCTGCCCTCCTGTCCCTGCTCTAACTCTGCCCACTTTGTGTTGATCTCTGTTATAAGTGATACCATCATGATGTTTCCATCTCTGACTCCCTCTCTGCTGAATGGGTTCCTCCAGCTCAGGGAGTCTCATTCATCTCTACTCCTCTGGTCTAGGCCAGTGACCCAAGAAATGGATGTTGAATGTTGctattaaattaatgaatgaagtCACCTAATCTGTGGACTGCAGATTTGTTGTCTGTAAATGAAATGGTCTGACAAGAATACGATGAGCTCCAAGGTGCCTTTCGGACCTGATGTTCTCTGATTTCGTGAACCCCATGATGCGAAATATTAAGCAATTACTGTCTAGATTCTCAACAGACATAGCACTTCAGACACTTTTTGTACCTTTAGTCTCGTCAAACAGAAGTAAAGATAGGTCAttgtaaagagaagaaaataaaattgagtgaAAAGAATAAGTTGTTTATAAATGTtacaactttttattatttttttctataatgacaagaacttttaaaagtgaattttctgTAAAACTTTAAATGTTCGTTTAAAAATGTTTGCACTGGGTAATTCTTAAAGATTCTCCTTCTCTGGAATGGACTAGTTGCCGCTGTGAAATATTTGTTCTGTCTTCAGACttccaaataaattaaatgccAGGAAAGCAATCCCCATAAAGTAACCCCATAGTTTTGTTCATTATCACTTCAGACTCTACATACATTCATGAATTAATAAGTGCTCCGATGTCAGTCTAGTGAGCAAGGGGTAGATTTTGAACCTCAGCTTCTGGGTAATACATCAGGGTTATTTATAAATTCAGTTAGtcacatacaaaataatgtttcatgACAAAGAAGCTACAGTGCTTTGTAAATCTCTCTATCCCCACTGCCACTGCCCAGGTACTTTACTTCAAAATTGGCTGTATTTTTACTATTGACATTGattaaaatgacatttacatTTCACAGAGAGTAAAAGAAGTCTTCAGCATAAAATATTGCTCTGATGAGCACGCAACAGTCACTGAGATTGAAATGTGACTTGTCTTCGTGAACCAACCACATGATCTCCATGAAAATTCTCAACAGAGAGCGAGGAACTTCGGTTCTAAGAAATGACAACTGGATGTGCTCCGTGGCGTGGGCATCTCTTCACGTGTGGATGTCAGGGGCTGGCTTTACGCCTTTCCCGTTTGTCAAGGAAACATTTTGAACCCTGCTGCCCCAGGGTTCTCATGGATGGTGGCCCTGGATTCTTCCAGATTCAGAATTTGGCTCTTGTACTTCTCTCGCCAGTCCTCCACAATGTATTGGTGGTAGGGGTCGTTGGAGTGTTCTTGCCTCTTGGATTTCACGGTGCTTACCAAGATGGCCACGACGATGAACGAGAACATCCCGATCATCACCATGAGGTACAAGATGACGTAGTAGAAGTTCTCGGCGTCCACTTGGGCCTGCAGGGCCTCTTGCTCCGCGGTCGTGTTCCTGCGCCAGTTGTCCATGTAAGTCACAAAAATCCTTTTGAAGGCATCTTCCAGTGTCTGTGTCAGATT encodes the following:
- the KCNE2 gene encoding potassium voltage-gated channel subfamily E member 2, encoding MPPLSNLTQTLEDAFKRIFVTYMDNWRRNTTAEQEALQAQVDAENFYYVILYLMVMIGMFSFIVVAILVSTVKSKRQEHSNDPYHQYIVEDWREKYKSQILNLEESRATIHENPGAAGFKMFP